A window of Metabacillus sp. B2-18 contains these coding sequences:
- the pyc gene encoding pyruvate carboxylase, which produces MGKVNKLLVANRGEIAIRVFRACTELNIRTVAIYSKEDTGSYHRYKADEAYLVGEGKKPIDAYLDIEGIIEIAKNNQVDAIHPGYGFLSENIHFARRCEEEGIIFVGPKSEHLDMFGDKVKARKQAELANIPVIPGSDGPVANLDEVIEFGDTYDYPFMIKASLGGGGRGMRIVRSKESLQESYERAKSEAKAAFGNDEVYVEKFIENPKHIEVQIFGDHDGKTVHLYERDCSVQRRHQKVVEVAPSVSLSEDLRIRICDDAVKLMDNVKYLNAGTVEFLVSGDHYYFIEVNPRVQVEHTITEMITGIDIVQTQILIAQGHNLASKEIGILSQDQIKVNGYAIQSRVTTEDPLNNFMPDTGKIMAYRSGGGFGVRLDAGNGFQGAVITPHYDSLLVKLSTWALTFEQAASKMVRNLREFRIRGIKTNIPFLENVVKHEDFLSGKYNTSFIDSSPELFVFPKRKDRGTKMLSYIGTLTVNGFPGIDKQKKPVFEKPVVPKVKYSEQKLNGTKQILDKQGASGLIKWIKDQNQVLLTDTTFRDGHQSLLATRVRTNDLKNIAEPTSQLLPHLFSLEMWGGATFDVSYRFLKEDPWDRLLTIRDKVPNVLLQMLLRASNAVGYKNYPDNVIKEFVEKSAYAGIDVFRIFDSLNWVKGMTLAIDEVGKSGKIAEAAICYTGDILDSSRPKYNLEYYKNMAKELERAGAHILAIKDMAGLLKPKAAYELISTLKDAVDLPIHLHTHDTSGNGIFTYSKAIEAGVDIVDVAVSSMAGLTSQPSANSLYYALEGYERQPNIDIQSLEQLSQYWENVRKYYVNFESGMNAPHSEIYMHEMPGGQYSNLQQQAKAVGLGDEWDKVKEMYRRVNDLFGDIVKVTPSSKVVGDMALFMVQNKLNEDDIFEKGETLDFPDSVIELFEGYLGQPHGGFPKELQRIILKGRTPITERPGEKLEPVNFQAMKEELFHSLGRPVTNFELISNALYPKVFSEYIKTCDMYGDISVLDTPTFLYGMRLGEEIEVEIEQGKTLIVKLVSIGEPQADGHRVVYFELNGQPREVLIKDENIQSTVVSKLKADKSNGEHIGATMPGTVIKVLVVKGEKVNKGDHLIITEAMKMETTVQAPFTGVVKSIHVTNGEGIQSGDLLIEISKG; this is translated from the coding sequence GCTTTTAGTTGCAAACAGAGGGGAAATAGCGATTCGGGTTTTTCGGGCATGTACAGAGTTGAATATTAGGACAGTAGCGATTTATTCGAAAGAAGATACAGGATCATATCATCGCTATAAAGCTGATGAAGCTTATTTAGTAGGAGAAGGAAAGAAACCAATTGATGCCTATCTTGATATCGAAGGAATCATTGAGATCGCAAAAAATAATCAGGTTGATGCAATACATCCAGGTTATGGTTTTTTATCTGAGAATATTCATTTTGCTAGAAGATGCGAGGAAGAAGGAATCATTTTTGTCGGTCCTAAATCTGAGCATTTAGATATGTTTGGAGATAAGGTAAAGGCAAGAAAACAAGCAGAACTAGCTAATATACCTGTTATTCCGGGGAGTGATGGTCCTGTAGCAAACCTTGATGAAGTGATTGAATTTGGAGATACATACGATTATCCTTTTATGATTAAGGCCTCACTAGGAGGCGGTGGAAGAGGTATGAGAATTGTAAGAAGTAAAGAAAGCTTACAAGAATCATATGAACGAGCAAAATCTGAAGCGAAAGCAGCTTTTGGGAACGATGAGGTTTATGTAGAAAAATTTATTGAGAATCCTAAACATATTGAAGTTCAAATATTTGGAGATCATGACGGGAAAACTGTTCACCTTTATGAAAGAGATTGTTCTGTCCAGAGACGTCATCAAAAGGTTGTTGAGGTAGCACCTAGTGTTTCTTTATCGGAGGACCTTCGTATTAGGATTTGCGATGATGCTGTAAAGCTTATGGATAATGTGAAATATTTAAATGCAGGAACAGTTGAATTTTTAGTTTCAGGAGATCACTATTATTTCATTGAAGTAAATCCACGTGTACAGGTTGAACATACGATAACTGAAATGATAACAGGAATTGATATTGTCCAAACTCAAATTCTAATAGCTCAGGGTCATAATCTGGCAAGTAAAGAGATTGGCATTCTATCTCAAGATCAAATTAAAGTAAATGGTTATGCAATTCAATCAAGGGTAACGACAGAAGATCCTTTAAATAACTTTATGCCTGATACCGGTAAAATTATGGCATACCGATCTGGTGGCGGCTTTGGTGTTCGTTTAGATGCAGGTAATGGGTTTCAAGGGGCTGTTATTACTCCTCACTATGATTCATTACTAGTAAAGCTTTCGACTTGGGCTTTAACATTTGAACAAGCTGCATCTAAAATGGTCAGAAATTTAAGGGAATTTAGAATAAGAGGAATTAAAACAAATATCCCTTTCTTAGAAAATGTAGTAAAGCATGAGGACTTCTTAAGTGGAAAATATAATACATCCTTTATCGACTCATCACCGGAGTTATTTGTTTTTCCAAAAAGGAAAGACAGGGGAACAAAAATGCTTTCATACATTGGAACTCTTACTGTAAATGGATTCCCTGGAATAGATAAACAAAAGAAGCCTGTGTTTGAGAAACCTGTTGTTCCAAAAGTCAAGTACTCTGAACAAAAATTAAATGGAACGAAACAAATTTTAGACAAACAAGGAGCTTCAGGGCTTATTAAGTGGATAAAGGATCAAAATCAAGTGCTGTTAACAGATACAACATTTAGAGATGGACACCAATCCTTACTTGCAACACGAGTGCGAACAAATGACTTAAAGAATATAGCTGAACCAACTTCGCAATTGTTACCTCATTTATTTTCTTTGGAAATGTGGGGCGGGGCAACTTTTGATGTTTCTTACCGTTTTTTAAAAGAAGATCCTTGGGATCGTTTATTAACAATTCGTGATAAAGTGCCAAACGTATTGTTACAGATGCTACTGCGAGCATCAAATGCAGTTGGGTATAAAAATTATCCTGATAATGTCATAAAGGAATTTGTTGAAAAATCAGCATATGCAGGTATTGATGTTTTTAGAATTTTTGACAGTTTGAACTGGGTTAAAGGAATGACATTGGCAATTGATGAGGTAGGTAAATCTGGGAAAATTGCAGAAGCTGCTATTTGCTATACAGGAGATATATTGGATTCAAGCAGACCTAAATATAATCTGGAATATTATAAAAATATGGCAAAAGAGCTTGAGCGAGCTGGTGCGCATATTCTAGCGATTAAGGATATGGCAGGTTTACTTAAACCTAAAGCAGCCTATGAACTCATATCTACCCTTAAAGATGCAGTTGATCTCCCAATCCACCTTCATACCCATGATACAAGTGGTAATGGAATTTTTACCTATTCAAAAGCAATTGAGGCTGGGGTAGATATAGTTGATGTAGCGGTAAGTTCAATGGCAGGGCTTACCTCACAACCAAGTGCGAATTCCCTTTATTATGCTTTAGAAGGATATGAGCGACAACCAAATATAGATATACAGTCATTAGAACAGCTTTCACAATATTGGGAGAATGTTAGGAAATATTATGTTAACTTTGAGAGTGGTATGAACGCACCACATTCAGAAATTTATATGCACGAAATGCCAGGAGGTCAATATAGTAATCTTCAGCAACAAGCAAAGGCTGTTGGACTAGGTGATGAATGGGATAAAGTAAAAGAGATGTACCGCAGAGTAAATGATCTATTCGGTGACATAGTCAAAGTTACCCCTTCGTCTAAGGTTGTTGGCGACATGGCACTATTCATGGTTCAAAATAAACTAAATGAAGATGATATTTTTGAAAAGGGCGAAACTCTGGATTTTCCTGATTCAGTTATTGAATTGTTTGAGGGGTATTTAGGGCAACCGCATGGAGGGTTTCCTAAAGAATTACAACGAATCATTTTAAAAGGTCGCACTCCTATAACCGAGCGACCTGGTGAAAAACTTGAACCAGTAAATTTTCAAGCTATGAAAGAAGAGCTATTTCATAGTTTGGGAAGACCTGTAACTAATTTTGAACTAATTTCTAATGCTCTTTACCCTAAAGTCTTTTCTGAATATATTAAAACATGTGATATGTATGGTGATATTTCTGTCCTTGATACCCCAACTTTTTTATATGGAATGAGGTTGGGTGAGGAGATAGAGGTTGAGATTGAACAAGGTAAAACATTAATAGTGAAACTTGTTTCAATTGGTGAACCTCAAGCTGATGGACATAGAGTTGTTTATTTTGAATTAAATGGTCAGCCCCGTGAAGTGTTGATTAAAGACGAAAACATACAATCTACGGTAGTGTCAAAGCTTAAAGCTGATAAAAGCAATGGAGAACATATTGGTGCGACTATGCCGGGAACAGTTATTAAGGTGTTAGTTGTAAAAGGTGAAAAAGTGAACAAAGGTGATCATTTAATTATTACAGAAGCTATGAAAATGGAAACTACAGTTCAAGCTCCCTTTACAGGAGTTGTTAAAAGTATTCATGTTACTAATGGTGAGGGAATTCAATCTGGTGATTTGTTAATAGAAATTTCTAAAGGGTAA
- a CDS encoding COX15/CtaA family protein, producing the protein MQRALKWFAVLTTVIMLCVLIGGALVTKTESGAGCGDSWPLCHGELVPSEITFELVIELSHRLVSGLAGIAVLILSIWSWKQIGHVRETKFLAILSMFFLVLQALIGAAAVMWGQSDAVLALHFGISLISFASVLLLTLLIFEVDKKFDSKTLIIDKTMKFHMVGIIVYSYVVVYTGAYVRHKGASLACPEWPMCSGRAGGLPTTLHEWIQMGHRMAAGIIFIWITYTAWRAFKYHKHQKIIYKGWMIAFILVCMQVTSGAFVVLSGLNLFVSLAHALIISCLFGLFSYFLLLVSRSNLNTEVSSTTEHSFSK; encoded by the coding sequence TTGCAACGTGCTCTTAAATGGTTCGCCGTTTTGACAACAGTGATTATGTTGTGTGTTTTAATTGGCGGAGCTCTTGTTACGAAAACTGAGTCAGGTGCAGGATGTGGAGATTCTTGGCCGCTATGTCACGGCGAGCTTGTACCGAGTGAAATCACTTTTGAACTCGTTATAGAACTTAGTCATCGTTTGGTTAGTGGACTTGCTGGTATAGCTGTGTTAATTCTCTCAATATGGTCCTGGAAACAAATAGGTCATGTAAGAGAAACAAAGTTTTTAGCTATACTATCAATGTTTTTTCTAGTATTGCAGGCCTTAATTGGAGCTGCTGCTGTTATGTGGGGCCAATCAGATGCCGTTCTTGCTCTTCATTTCGGTATATCGCTTATTTCCTTTGCATCTGTATTGTTATTAACACTATTAATATTTGAAGTTGATAAGAAATTTGACTCAAAGACATTAATAATTGATAAGACTATGAAATTTCATATGGTTGGCATTATCGTCTATTCATATGTTGTCGTTTACACTGGCGCATATGTTAGACATAAAGGTGCAAGTCTAGCCTGTCCAGAATGGCCGATGTGCAGCGGACGAGCAGGTGGACTGCCGACTACACTGCATGAATGGATTCAAATGGGACATCGAATGGCTGCGGGCATTATTTTTATTTGGATAACATATACCGCATGGCGTGCATTTAAGTATCACAAACATCAAAAAATTATTTATAAAGGTTGGATGATTGCCTTTATTTTAGTATGTATGCAGGTAACATCCGGAGCATTTGTTGTTTTATCAGGGTTAAATCTTTTTGTATCGTTAGCTCATGCACTTATAATTTCATGTTTGTTTGGACTATTCAGCTATTTCCTTTTATTAGTTAGTCGTAGTAATTTAAATACTGAGGTTAGTTCAACAACTGAACATTCATTTTCCAAATAA